The Aeromicrobium yanjiei genome includes a region encoding these proteins:
- a CDS encoding TrmH family RNA methyltransferase gives MAAIVRLDDLDDPRLRDYVDLRDVQLRLQLESERGLFLAEGEKVVRRAVESGHRPRSFLMSPRWLDGLADILDATDAPCFVLDDAAIEKLTGFHVHRGALAALERPDLPSPEQVLADARRVVVVEDLADHTNVGAIFRSVAALGFDAVLLSPRCADPLYRRAIKVSMGSVFWLPYARVDDWYTAPDLLRAAGYTTYAMTLADDSVPIDEVDHDVERLALVVGSEGHGLSARWEQGADHRVTIPMAAQIDSLNVASSVAVACWELRARA, from the coding sequence GTGGCTGCGATCGTACGATTGGACGACCTCGATGATCCGCGACTCCGGGACTACGTCGACCTGCGCGACGTCCAGCTGCGGCTGCAGCTGGAGTCCGAGCGCGGTCTGTTCCTGGCCGAGGGGGAGAAGGTCGTGCGGCGCGCGGTCGAGTCCGGGCACCGGCCCCGCTCGTTCCTGATGTCGCCGCGCTGGCTCGACGGCCTCGCCGACATCCTCGACGCCACCGACGCGCCGTGCTTCGTGCTCGACGACGCCGCGATCGAGAAGCTCACGGGATTCCACGTGCACCGCGGGGCGCTCGCCGCCCTCGAGCGTCCCGACCTCCCGTCGCCCGAGCAGGTGCTGGCGGACGCCCGCCGGGTCGTGGTGGTCGAGGACCTGGCCGACCACACCAACGTGGGCGCGATCTTCCGCAGCGTCGCGGCGCTGGGCTTCGACGCCGTGCTGCTCTCGCCGCGGTGCGCGGACCCGCTCTACCGCCGGGCCATCAAGGTCTCGATGGGATCGGTGTTCTGGCTGCCGTACGCCCGCGTGGACGACTGGTACACCGCCCCGGACCTGCTGCGCGCCGCGGGCTACACGACGTACGCGATGACGCTCGCCGACGACAGCGTGCCGATCGACGAGGTGGACCACGACGTCGAGCGTCTGGCGCTGGTCGTGGGATCCGAGGGCCACGGTCTGAGCGCGCGGTGGGAGCAGGGGGCGGACCACCGCGTCACGATCCCCATGGCGGCGCAGATCGACTCGCTCAACGTCGCGTCGTCCGTCGCTGTCGCGTGCTGGGAGCTGCGCGCCCGCGCCTAG
- a CDS encoding DUF5343 domain-containing protein, with protein MAGMPHTTVPSSIPIVLRTIRSATVPRKVTGQFLEANGLPEGEGIHMVGLLRALGFIDGAGRPTIIWSRYRRPDQSAVVLATAVRSAYAPLFQRFNDAYDQPAEALARVIRRHTEYAEHHIARTAECFLVLCEHSDFTVTVLVPTQQQPSGTIKLTARERLTAMRRLTAAHSEALECLSHELHRPAHVSVWNAFAATALTILAADEFGAVRAVRPSWKGTTVEDLSMHTSGELLLEMLSQLGLVDLAEVDDLGILLQRRDDCAHPTFYTPTSEETVVYVAEVVAAALALIGRALDTQDTQDT; from the coding sequence ATGGCAGGGATGCCACACACGACGGTCCCGTCGTCGATCCCGATCGTGCTGCGCACGATCCGCTCGGCCACCGTCCCCCGCAAGGTCACCGGGCAATTCCTCGAGGCCAACGGCCTCCCGGAGGGCGAGGGCATCCACATGGTCGGGCTCCTGCGAGCCCTGGGCTTCATCGACGGCGCCGGCCGCCCCACGATCATCTGGAGCCGCTACCGCCGCCCCGACCAGTCCGCCGTCGTCCTCGCGACCGCGGTGCGGTCGGCGTACGCGCCGCTGTTCCAGCGCTTCAACGACGCCTACGACCAGCCGGCAGAGGCCCTCGCCCGGGTCATCCGCCGGCACACCGAGTACGCCGAGCACCACATCGCCCGCACCGCCGAGTGCTTCCTGGTGCTGTGCGAGCACTCCGACTTCACCGTGACGGTCCTCGTGCCCACCCAGCAGCAGCCGTCGGGGACGATCAAGCTCACCGCCCGCGAGCGGCTGACCGCGATGCGACGCCTCACCGCGGCGCACAGCGAGGCCCTGGAGTGCCTCAGCCACGAGCTGCACCGCCCCGCGCACGTCTCGGTGTGGAACGCCTTCGCCGCGACCGCGCTGACGATCCTCGCGGCCGACGAGTTCGGCGCGGTGCGCGCGGTCCGCCCCTCCTGGAAGGGCACGACCGTCGAGGACCTCTCGATGCACACCAGCGGCGAGCTCCTGCTGGAGATGCTGTCGCAGCTCGGCCTCGTCGATCTCGCCGAGGTCGACGACCTGGGCATCCTGCTCCAGCGCCGCGACGACTGCGCGCACCCGACGTTCTACACGCCGACCTCGGAGGAGACCGTCGTCTATGTCGCGGAGGTCGTCGCAGCAGCGCTGGCGCTCATCGGCCGCGCACTCGACACCCAGGACACCCAGGACACCTAG
- a CDS encoding MarR family winged helix-turn-helix transcriptional regulator, which produces MTSELPADLDVDYELTRFVRRVRGRSLRSLGDIHPRLDYGTFTFLLAICDAPDGIRGSEIAEELGVHKSTASRAIASMEKLGLISRVPDPDDGRAHLLVARPETQEKVAEYRRKSHQVLVGLLDDWTPEEVATFARSLTRLNDRAEGAL; this is translated from the coding sequence ATGACGAGCGAACTCCCGGCCGATCTTGACGTCGACTACGAGCTGACACGGTTCGTCCGCCGTGTACGAGGGCGCAGCCTCCGCTCCCTGGGAGACATCCACCCCCGCCTCGACTACGGCACGTTCACGTTCCTGCTCGCGATCTGCGACGCCCCCGACGGCATCCGCGGATCGGAGATCGCCGAGGAGCTCGGCGTGCACAAGTCGACCGCGAGCCGCGCGATCGCCTCGATGGAGAAGCTCGGGCTCATCAGCCGTGTCCCCGATCCCGACGACGGCCGGGCACACCTGCTCGTGGCCCGTCCCGAGACGCAGGAGAAGGTCGCGGAGTACCGCCGCAAGAGCCACCAGGTGCTGGTCGGCCTGCTCGACGACTGGACGCCCGAGGAGGTCGCGACCTTCGCCCGCAGCCTCACCCGGCTCAACGACCGTGCCGAAGGCGCTCTGTGA
- a CDS encoding zinc-dependent alcohol dehydrogenase family protein, with product MRATVLHAPRDIRLDEVADPQLVHDTDAIVRVVASCVCGSDLWPYRGIHPPAHPVRIGHEFVGIVESVGAGVSTIAPGDFVIAPFMYADNTCLLCRHGVHTSCPQGGIWGRPDRQGLDNDGGQGEIVRVPQADGTLVATPTQPDQAMVAHLLTLSDVFPTGHHAALAAGVTAGSNVVVVGDGAVGLSAVLAAKRLGAASVIAMSRHEDRQRLAKQFGADHVVAERGKAGAAQVKEMFDGIGADHVLECVGTKESMEQAIRSARPGGRIGYVGIPHEAVIDLPTMFGRNIGIGGGVAPARAYIEELLPDVLAGTVRPGDVFDLTLPLDRVADGYRAMDERTAIKSMLTV from the coding sequence ATGCGTGCCACCGTCCTCCATGCCCCCCGTGACATCCGCCTCGACGAGGTCGCCGACCCCCAGCTCGTGCACGACACCGACGCGATCGTCCGCGTTGTCGCCTCGTGCGTCTGCGGCTCCGACCTGTGGCCCTATCGCGGGATCCACCCGCCTGCCCATCCGGTACGCATCGGGCACGAGTTCGTCGGCATCGTCGAGTCCGTCGGCGCGGGCGTCTCGACCATCGCGCCGGGCGACTTCGTCATCGCTCCGTTCATGTACGCCGACAACACCTGCCTGCTGTGCCGCCACGGCGTCCACACCTCCTGCCCCCAGGGAGGCATCTGGGGCCGCCCGGACCGTCAGGGCCTGGACAACGACGGCGGTCAGGGCGAGATCGTCCGCGTGCCGCAGGCCGACGGGACGCTCGTCGCGACCCCCACCCAGCCCGACCAGGCCATGGTCGCGCACCTGCTGACCCTCTCGGACGTCTTCCCGACCGGCCACCACGCCGCCCTCGCGGCGGGGGTCACCGCCGGCAGCAACGTCGTGGTGGTCGGCGACGGCGCCGTGGGCCTCAGCGCCGTGCTCGCGGCCAAGCGACTCGGCGCCGCCTCGGTCATCGCGATGAGCCGGCACGAGGACCGCCAGCGGCTGGCCAAGCAGTTCGGTGCCGATCACGTCGTCGCCGAGCGCGGCAAGGCGGGCGCCGCACAGGTCAAGGAGATGTTCGACGGCATCGGCGCCGACCACGTCCTGGAGTGCGTGGGCACCAAGGAGAGCATGGAGCAGGCGATCCGCAGCGCCCGCCCCGGTGGCCGCATCGGCTACGTCGGCATCCCGCACGAGGCGGTCATCGACCTGCCCACGATGTTCGGCCGCAACATCGGCATCGGCGGCGGCGTGGCACCGGCTCGCGCCTACATCGAGGAGCTCCTCCCCGACGTCCTCGCCGGGACCGTGCGCCCCGGCGACGTCTTCGACCTCACCCTTCCGCTCGACCGGGTCGCCGACGGCTACCGGGCGATGGACGAGCGTACGGCGATCAAGTCGATGCTGACGGTCTGA
- the def gene encoding peptide deformylase — protein MSSLASQSRPLPEGGSVLPITRWGTPVMHHELADVTVFDDELRTLVADMVATMYAARGVGLAANQVGVDLKVFVFDCPDGDDNIVRGVVCNPVLTLPEGKDRHLEDEDEGCLSLPGAFTSCARPDVAHVTGQDENGEPVEFHGTGLLARCLQHETDHLFGTVFGDRVPERARKKLYKQHQELADNYPDDWPVTILVDDDDED, from the coding sequence GTGTCAAGCCTCGCCTCCCAGTCCCGTCCCCTGCCCGAGGGAGGCTCCGTCCTGCCCATCACCCGCTGGGGGACGCCGGTCATGCACCATGAGCTCGCCGACGTGACGGTCTTCGACGACGAGCTGCGAACCCTGGTCGCCGACATGGTCGCCACGATGTACGCAGCCCGCGGCGTGGGCCTGGCCGCCAACCAGGTCGGCGTCGATCTCAAGGTCTTCGTGTTCGACTGCCCCGACGGCGACGACAACATCGTCCGCGGCGTGGTGTGCAACCCCGTCCTCACGCTGCCCGAGGGCAAGGACCGCCACCTCGAGGACGAGGACGAGGGCTGCCTGTCGCTCCCCGGCGCCTTCACGTCGTGCGCCCGCCCCGACGTCGCCCACGTGACCGGTCAGGACGAGAACGGCGAGCCGGTCGAGTTCCACGGCACCGGTCTCCTGGCCCGCTGCCTGCAGCACGAGACCGATCACCTCTTCGGCACCGTGTTCGGCGACCGCGTCCCCGAGCGGGCGCGCAAGAAGCTCTACAAGCAGCACCAGGAGCTGGCCGACAACTACCCCGACGACTGGCCCGTCACGATCCTCGTCGACGACGACGACGAGGACTGA
- a CDS encoding DUF952 domain-containing protein, whose protein sequence is MRIFHLATADAWAEARSRGTYTVSTLGLDLSDVGFIHCSHEGQVDGVHERFYREVAEPLALLEIDTDLLTSPWQLDDVPGQPEPFPHVYGPINADAVVAAEPFRPSAST, encoded by the coding sequence GTGAGGATCTTCCACCTCGCGACCGCGGACGCGTGGGCCGAGGCGCGGAGCCGCGGGACGTACACGGTCTCGACGCTGGGTCTCGACCTGTCCGACGTGGGGTTCATCCACTGCTCCCATGAGGGGCAGGTGGACGGCGTCCACGAGCGGTTCTACCGCGAGGTCGCCGAGCCGCTCGCGCTGCTGGAGATCGACACCGACCTGCTGACGTCCCCGTGGCAGCTCGACGACGTGCCGGGCCAGCCCGAGCCCTTCCCGCACGTGTACGGGCCGATCAACGCGGACGCGGTGGTCGCGGCGGAGCCGTTCAGACCGTCAGCATCGACTTGA
- a CDS encoding FKBP-type peptidyl-prolyl cis-trans isomerase, with translation MTDKPEIDFIEGPAPTELQITDLIVGDGPEAVPGGVVDVHYVGVEFDTGEQFDSSWDRGQSARFPLPQLIKAWQEGIPGMKVGGRRQLVCPPELAYGPAGGGHRLSGKTLVFVIDLLGV, from the coding sequence ATGACTGACAAGCCTGAAATCGACTTCATCGAGGGCCCCGCGCCCACCGAGCTCCAGATCACCGACCTCATCGTGGGCGACGGACCCGAGGCCGTCCCCGGTGGCGTCGTCGACGTCCACTACGTCGGCGTCGAGTTCGACACCGGCGAGCAGTTCGACTCCTCGTGGGACCGCGGCCAGTCCGCTCGTTTCCCGCTGCCGCAGCTGATCAAGGCGTGGCAGGAGGGCATCCCCGGCATGAAGGTCGGCGGTCGCCGTCAGCTCGTGTGCCCGCCCGAGCTCGCGTACGGCCCCGCCGGTGGCGGCCACCGCCTCTCGGGCAAGACGCTCGTCTTCGTGATCGACCTCCTGGGCGTCTGA
- a CDS encoding acyl-CoA dehydrogenase family protein produces MINLETPRKFRPFVQQAHQVAQEFLRANSRKYDLAEHAYPKELDLLASLVDGMADSGQGQGAGAAGVRRGDDDGDARTSKVRNGANMSSVLSVIEMCWADVGLLLSMPRQGLGNSAIASVANDEQLERFKGTWAAMAITEPGTGSDSANISTTAVKDGDVYVLNGEKIYVTSGERADSVVVWATLDKSLGRAAIKSFLVPKSLPGIRVERLEHKLGIRSSDTAVIVLDNCRVPAENLLGSPEIDTKQGFAGAMATFDNTRPLVAGMAVGCARAALEDTRELLEAAGVVIDYDRPAQTQSYAAATFIAMEADWEAALLLTLQAAWMADNRKPNSMQASMAKAKAGRIGNEITLRCVELAGTYGYSERELIEKWSRDSKILDIFEGTQQIQQLIVARRLLDLTSSELR; encoded by the coding sequence ATGATCAATCTCGAGACCCCCCGCAAGTTCCGTCCGTTCGTCCAGCAGGCGCACCAGGTCGCGCAGGAGTTCCTGCGCGCCAACTCCCGCAAGTACGATCTCGCCGAGCACGCCTATCCCAAGGAGCTCGACCTGCTCGCGTCCCTCGTCGACGGGATGGCCGACTCCGGCCAGGGGCAGGGCGCGGGCGCGGCCGGCGTACGTCGCGGGGACGACGACGGGGACGCCAGGACGAGCAAGGTCCGCAACGGCGCCAACATGTCGTCGGTGCTGTCCGTGATCGAGATGTGCTGGGCCGACGTCGGCCTGCTGCTGTCGATGCCGCGCCAGGGGCTCGGCAACTCCGCGATCGCCTCGGTGGCCAACGACGAGCAGCTCGAACGCTTCAAGGGCACGTGGGCCGCGATGGCGATCACCGAGCCGGGCACGGGATCGGACTCGGCGAACATCTCGACGACCGCGGTCAAGGACGGCGACGTGTACGTCCTCAACGGCGAGAAGATCTACGTCACGTCGGGGGAGCGGGCCGACTCCGTCGTCGTGTGGGCCACGCTGGACAAGAGCCTCGGCCGGGCGGCGATCAAGTCGTTCCTCGTGCCCAAGAGCCTGCCCGGCATCCGGGTCGAGCGGCTCGAGCACAAGCTCGGCATCCGCTCGTCCGACACGGCCGTCATCGTGCTGGACAACTGCCGCGTGCCGGCCGAGAATCTCTTGGGCAGTCCGGAGATCGACACCAAGCAAGGCTTCGCGGGCGCCATGGCGACCTTCGACAACACCCGTCCGCTGGTGGCCGGCATGGCCGTGGGCTGCGCGCGGGCGGCGCTCGAGGACACCCGCGAGCTGCTGGAGGCCGCCGGCGTCGTCATCGACTACGACCGTCCCGCGCAGACCCAGTCGTACGCCGCGGCGACCTTCATCGCGATGGAGGCCGACTGGGAGGCGGCGCTGCTGCTGACGCTGCAGGCCGCGTGGATGGCCGACAACCGCAAGCCCAACTCGATGCAGGCCTCGATGGCCAAGGCCAAGGCGGGCCGCATCGGCAACGAGATCACCCTGCGGTGCGTCGAGCTGGCCGGAACCTACGGCTACAGCGAGCGCGAGCTGATCGAGAAGTGGTCGCGGGACTCCAAGATCCTCGACATCTTCGAGGGCACGCAGCAGATCCAGCAGCTCATCGTGGCCCGGCGGCTGCTCGACCTGACCTCGTCCGAGCTGCGCTGA
- a CDS encoding acyl-CoA dehydrogenase family protein encodes MATRRDPMGIGLAVLNRIASSSAVDRLGLRRTAERAVYEGARSGFRVAGATSRAFRHVKGGGAPARLARTPDSGVFDLEPTEDQQMIVGVIREFAAEVLRPGAAEAESANDTPKEVLAQTSELGLPLLNIPESLGGLSEDRSAVTGVLVAEALAEGDMGQAVACLAPAAVATAISLWGSDAQQQTYLPAFAGDDIPAAALAIAEPRPLFDPFDLETTAEATDDGYVLNGVKSGVVRGSEAELFVVAVELDGGGPMLVLVESSTPGVTIEADPSMGLRAAGLTRLILDDVRIDRDAVLGEGSADDYRECVRLSRLAWAGLALGTGAAVLDYVKDYVKTRSAFGEPIAHRQAVAFMVANIAIELEGMRLVTLKAASRAEQGLNFSREVALARRLTGEYGMKIGTDGVQLLGGHGFVKEHPVERWYRDLRAVSLMEGAVLV; translated from the coding sequence GTGGCCACTCGGCGAGACCCCATGGGCATCGGGCTGGCGGTGCTGAATCGCATCGCGAGCTCATCGGCCGTCGACAGGCTCGGCCTGCGCAGGACTGCGGAGCGCGCGGTGTACGAAGGGGCGAGGAGCGGTTTCCGCGTCGCGGGCGCCACCAGCCGGGCCTTCCGGCACGTCAAGGGCGGCGGCGCGCCCGCGCGTCTCGCGCGTACGCCCGACAGCGGTGTGTTCGACCTCGAGCCGACCGAGGACCAGCAGATGATCGTCGGGGTCATCCGCGAGTTCGCGGCCGAGGTGCTGCGTCCCGGCGCGGCCGAGGCCGAGAGCGCGAATGACACCCCCAAGGAGGTGCTTGCGCAGACCAGCGAGCTCGGCCTGCCGCTGCTCAACATCCCCGAGAGCCTCGGGGGACTGTCCGAGGATCGCTCGGCCGTCACGGGGGTGCTCGTGGCCGAGGCGCTCGCCGAGGGCGACATGGGCCAGGCCGTCGCGTGCCTGGCGCCGGCCGCGGTCGCCACGGCGATCTCGCTGTGGGGCTCCGACGCGCAGCAGCAGACGTACCTGCCGGCCTTCGCGGGTGACGACATCCCCGCCGCGGCGCTCGCGATCGCCGAGCCCCGGCCCCTGTTCGACCCCTTCGACCTGGAGACCACGGCAGAGGCCACCGACGACGGCTACGTGCTCAACGGGGTCAAGTCCGGTGTCGTCCGCGGCAGCGAGGCCGAGCTGTTCGTCGTGGCGGTCGAGCTCGACGGCGGCGGTCCGATGCTCGTGCTGGTGGAGTCCAGCACGCCCGGCGTCACGATCGAGGCCGATCCGAGCATGGGCCTGCGGGCCGCGGGGCTGACCCGGTTGATCCTGGACGACGTGCGGATCGACCGCGACGCGGTGCTGGGCGAGGGCAGCGCGGACGACTACCGCGAGTGCGTCCGGCTGTCCCGCCTCGCGTGGGCCGGGCTCGCGCTCGGCACCGGAGCGGCCGTCCTGGACTACGTGAAGGACTACGTCAAGACCCGCTCGGCGTTCGGCGAGCCCATCGCGCATCGCCAGGCGGTCGCATTCATGGTCGCCAACATCGCGATCGAGCTGGAGGGCATGCGCCTGGTGACCCTCAAGGCGGCGTCCCGTGCCGAGCAGGGCCTGAACTTCTCCCGCGAGGTCGCGCTCGCCCGGCGGCTCACGGGGGAGTACGGCATGAAGATCGGCACCGACGGCGTCCAGCTGCTGGGTGGCCACGGCTTCGTCAAGGAGCACCCGGTGGAGCGGTGGTATCGCGATCTGCGAGCCGTCAGCCTGATGGAAGGAGCAGTCCTCGTCTGA
- a CDS encoding YbhB/YbcL family Raf kinase inhibitor-like protein, whose product MSLERPVTPDPYPLLPAVASFTVKSDDVTDGQPLKDDQVGAAGDTSPQLSWSGAPEGTKSYVVTCFDPDAPTVSGFWHWVAVDIPADVTELAAGAGASDDTLPGNAFHVRNDGGGLGFTGAAPPEGDQVHRYFFVVHAVGEETLGVDSSVSPAVVGFNLAFKTLGRAIIHGTYAH is encoded by the coding sequence ATGAGCCTCGAACGCCCCGTCACACCCGATCCGTACCCGCTGCTGCCCGCCGTCGCCTCGTTCACCGTGAAGAGTGACGACGTGACGGACGGCCAGCCCCTCAAGGACGACCAGGTCGGCGCCGCCGGCGACACGTCGCCGCAGCTGTCGTGGAGCGGCGCCCCGGAGGGCACCAAGTCGTACGTCGTCACGTGCTTCGATCCCGACGCGCCGACGGTGTCCGGCTTCTGGCACTGGGTCGCCGTCGACATCCCCGCCGACGTGACCGAGCTCGCCGCGGGCGCCGGCGCCTCCGACGACACCCTGCCCGGCAACGCGTTCCACGTGCGCAACGACGGTGGCGGCCTCGGCTTCACCGGCGCGGCGCCGCCGGAGGGCGATCAGGTCCACCGCTACTTCTTCGTGGTCCACGCGGTGGGCGAGGAGACGCTGGGCGTCGACTCGTCCGTCTCCCCCGCGGTCGTCGGCTTCAACCTGGCGTTCAAGACGCTGGGTCGCGCGATCATCCACGGCACGTACGCCCACTGA